From one Buchnera aphidicola (Cinara strobi) genomic stretch:
- a CDS encoding DNA polymerase, translated as MPLLTVLTTIENNGVLIKKTILKKQKKKITKTIKKIKKNIYLLNKKKFNINSLNQLKKILFDKYHLPHILTTKKGQISINDKVLEKLSKIHKLPKMILQYRILNKIKNTYLKNLINSINKKTKRIHTTYHQTSTSTGRLSSSNPNLQNIPIKTKLGRKIRIAFIVKKKWLLITADYSHIELKIIAHYSQDKNLIQDLSKNNDVHKNTASHIFKLPTEKILPLHRNIAKTINFSILYGISPFGLSQKLNISILEARKYIISYFKKYKKLKKYIIETYNAAKKEESITTLFGRKIYIPNINSKNTILKKNAKRFCINSIIQNTASDIIKKAMIHIDDTFKKKFLNDAKIIMQIHDELIFEIKEEKKSILIPIIKYHMEQSTQLILPLNVVIKTGKNWKEIKKLC; from the coding sequence ATGCCTTTATTAACAGTATTGACAACAATAGAAAATAATGGAGTTTTAATAAAAAAAACAATATTAAAAAAACAAAAAAAAAAAATCACTAAGACAATAAAAAAAATAAAAAAAAATATATATTTACTAAACAAGAAAAAATTTAATATTAACTCTCTAAATCAATTAAAAAAAATATTATTTGATAAATACCACCTGCCTCATATTTTAACAACAAAAAAAGGCCAAATTTCTATTAACGATAAAGTACTCGAAAAATTATCTAAAATCCATAAATTACCTAAAATGATTTTACAATATAGGATACTAAACAAAATTAAAAATACTTATTTAAAAAATTTAATTAACTCAATAAATAAAAAAACTAAAAGAATACATACTACATACCACCAAACATCTACATCAACAGGAAGATTATCTTCTAGTAATCCAAATTTACAAAATATTCCTATAAAAACAAAACTAGGACGAAAAATTAGAATTGCATTTATAGTAAAAAAAAAATGGTTATTAATAACTGCAGATTACTCGCACATTGAATTAAAGATTATTGCACACTATTCGCAAGACAAAAATTTAATACAAGATTTATCAAAAAATAATGATGTACATAAAAATACGGCGAGTCATATTTTTAAACTTCCCACTGAAAAAATCCTACCGTTGCATAGAAATATAGCAAAAACTATAAATTTTTCTATATTATATGGAATTAGTCCTTTTGGATTATCCCAAAAACTAAACATTTCAATATTAGAAGCAAGAAAATATATTATTTCCTATTTTAAAAAATATAAAAAACTTAAAAAATATATTATAGAAACATACAACGCTGCAAAAAAAGAAGAATCAATTACAACACTATTTGGAAGAAAAATATATATCCCTAATATTAATTCAAAAAATACGATTTTAAAAAAAAATGCTAAACGTTTTTGTATTAACTCAATTATACAAAATACAGCATCCGATATTATAAAAAAAGCTATGATTCATATAGATGATACTTTTAAAAAAAAATTTTTAAATGATGCTAAAATAATTATGCAAATACATGATGAGTTAATATTTGAAATTAAAGAAGAAAAAAAAAGCATTTTAATACCAATTATTAAGTATCATATGGAGCAAAGCACTCAATTAATTTTACCTCTTAATGTTGTGATAAAAACTGGAAAAAACTGGAAAGAAATAAAAAAATTATGTTAA
- the yihA gene encoding ribosome biogenesis GTP-binding protein YihA/YsxC — translation MNNIKFDRTFFLKSIVDFNTLKDFLGIEVAFLGYSNVGKSSIINCLTKKKKLARISKFPGSTSTINFFSVFSDFRIIDFPGYGYSKIGRDNKISLTKSLFFYLKKRQCLKGVVLLSDIRHSIKPIDQLILKIIKQRLLPVLIILTKSDKVSKQEEKKIVLNVYKKLLSLHMNVIICSFSKFNMVNMPIIESKLSEWYSSS, via the coding sequence TTGAATAATATAAAATTCGATAGAACCTTTTTTTTAAAAAGTATTGTTGACTTTAATACTTTAAAAGATTTTTTAGGAATAGAAGTTGCTTTTTTAGGTTATTCTAATGTTGGAAAATCTAGTATTATTAATTGTTTGACTAAAAAAAAAAAATTAGCACGTATTAGTAAATTTCCAGGGAGTACTAGTACTATAAATTTTTTTAGCGTTTTTTCAGATTTTAGAATCATTGATTTCCCTGGTTATGGATATTCTAAAATAGGTCGTGATAATAAAATATCTCTTACAAAAAGTTTATTTTTTTATTTAAAAAAGAGACAGTGTTTAAAAGGAGTTGTTTTACTTTCTGATATTCGTCACTCTATAAAACCTATAGATCAATTGATTTTGAAAATCATAAAGCAAAGATTACTTCCTGTTTTAATAATTTTAACAAAAAGTGATAAAGTTTCTAAACAAGAAGAAAAAAAAATAGTTTTAAATGTATACAAAAAATTATTATCTTTACACATGAATGTTATTATATGTAGTTTTTCTAAGTTTAATATGGTTAATATGCCTATTATAGAAAGTAAATTATCTGAATGGTATTCATCTTCTTAA
- the typA gene encoding translational GTPase TypA yields MKKIIKNIAIIAHVDHGKTTLLDQLLQQSGTFKQHEEKIDRIMDSHELEKERGITISSKHTSIKWKNYHINIIDTPGHADFGGEVERILSMVDSVLLVVDAFEGPMPQTRYVTKKSFLYKIKPIVIINKMDRPTTRPDWVINQIFDLFVNLSASDEQLDFPVIYTSALLGRSGNQPDKMKNSMKPLLNAIIKYTPNPIISQKKFFQMQISQLDFNNYFGMIGIGKIQQGNLKTGQNVAILRNKKKIYIGKINNILKFQGLKKKKIKKAYAGDIIAITGLHNISISDTICDPNFLHPLPNLKIDKPTVKMFFCVNQSPFCGKEGKYITSRQILKRLKKETIKNISLEISETKDSNIFSVSGRGELHLSILLEQLRREQFEIEVSRPTVILKNKNNTVTEPFEIVLLDVEKNHQGALIRKLGELRGDIQKITNNEYNRIQIECILSSRSLIGFRSEFMNMTSGSGTFFSSINHYGPIQNKTFGQRKNGVLISKSTGTAVSFAINNLQNRGKMFIKHGEPVYEGQIIGIHNRSNDLTVNCLTGKKLTNMRASGTDEAINLIPPIKVTLEYALNFVNDDELIEITPQSIRFRKIHLKENERKKNKKNNLYISEK; encoded by the coding sequence ATGAAGAAAATCATCAAAAACATTGCAATTATTGCTCATGTTGATCACGGAAAAACAACATTACTCGATCAATTACTGCAGCAATCCGGTACATTTAAACAGCATGAAGAGAAAATCGACAGAATTATGGATTCTCATGAATTAGAAAAAGAACGAGGAATTACAATTTCTTCAAAACATACTTCCATCAAATGGAAAAATTATCATATCAATATTATTGATACACCTGGGCATGCAGATTTTGGAGGAGAAGTAGAGAGAATATTATCTATGGTAGATTCTGTTTTACTCGTAGTAGATGCTTTTGAAGGTCCAATGCCGCAAACAAGATACGTTACAAAAAAATCATTTTTATATAAAATTAAACCAATAGTAATAATTAATAAAATGGATCGACCAACAACACGACCAGATTGGGTCATTAACCAAATATTTGATCTATTCGTGAATCTATCAGCTAGTGATGAGCAACTTGATTTCCCTGTTATATACACTTCTGCCTTATTAGGAAGATCTGGAAATCAGCCAGATAAAATGAAAAATAGTATGAAACCACTTCTAAATGCTATTATTAAATATACTCCAAATCCTATTATATCACAAAAAAAATTTTTTCAAATGCAAATATCACAACTAGATTTTAATAATTATTTTGGGATGATTGGTATTGGAAAAATACAACAAGGCAATTTAAAAACAGGTCAAAATGTTGCTATCTTAAGAAATAAAAAAAAAATATATATTGGAAAAATTAATAATATTTTAAAATTTCAGGGATTAAAAAAAAAAAAAATCAAAAAGGCATATGCAGGTGACATTATTGCAATTACAGGACTACATAACATCTCAATTTCTGATACTATTTGTGATCCAAATTTTTTACATCCGTTACCAAATTTAAAAATTGATAAACCTACAGTTAAAATGTTTTTTTGCGTCAATCAATCACCCTTTTGTGGAAAGGAAGGTAAGTATATTACCTCGCGTCAAATTTTAAAACGTTTAAAAAAAGAAACTATAAAAAATATTTCCCTAGAAATATCTGAAACTAAAGATTCAAATATTTTTTCTGTTTCAGGTAGAGGAGAATTGCATTTATCAATTTTATTAGAACAATTGCGTAGAGAACAATTTGAAATAGAGGTATCTAGACCTACTGTTATATTAAAAAATAAAAATAATACTGTAACAGAACCATTTGAAATAGTATTATTAGATGTTGAAAAAAACCATCAGGGAGCGTTAATAAGAAAATTAGGTGAATTAAGAGGGGATATTCAGAAAATTACAAATAATGAATACAATAGAATTCAAATTGAATGTATTTTATCTAGTAGATCATTAATTGGTTTTAGATCAGAGTTCATGAATATGACTTCAGGAAGTGGTACTTTTTTTTCTTCAATTAATCATTACGGACCAATACAAAACAAAACATTTGGACAAAGAAAAAATGGAGTACTAATATCTAAAAGTACTGGAACAGCAGTTTCTTTCGCAATTAATAACTTACAAAATAGAGGAAAAATGTTCATTAAACACGGTGAACCGGTTTATGAAGGACAAATTATTGGAATACACAATAGATCTAATGATTTAACAGTAAATTGCTTAACTGGAAAAAAATTAACAAATATGCGTGCTTCAGGTACCGATGAAGCTATTAATCTTATACCGCCAATAAAAGTTACACTAGAATATGCTCTAAATTTTGTTAATGATGATGAATTAATAGAAATTACCCCTCAATCAATCAGGTTTAGAAAAATCCACTTAAAAGAAAATGAAAGAAAAAAAAATAAAAAAAATAATCTATATATATCTGAAAAATAA
- the ygfZ gene encoding tRNA-modifying protein YgfZ, protein MNTNYSVDSVIYLSSDLPATCMELDQWCIVRVTGSDKKKYLNSQFTIDMNLIHNNEYKIGAHCNINGKVWTSFLIFSYINCYFYIIRSEIFKKHITELKKYSLFSKVNITKEKNFRLFGLCGFNTKGLLQNIFTINFSNKKNILIFKNLIILKFNFIFERFLILVPQTESIDFLNSIKRSFKFSNSIQWSSLDIEEGFPILGMKTSGRFILQTLNLKKWNAISFNKGCYYGQEFLCKFENKQLNKFIICSLIGNNSSLHIPRICEHVQYTDKFNFKYNIGIVLSWTHVYPKKTLLQVRMKKIFFNKQHIFSILSCPELFFKIYHI, encoded by the coding sequence ATGAATACAAATTATTCTGTTGATTCAGTTATTTACTTAAGCTCTGATTTACCTGCTACATGTATGGAATTAGATCAATGGTGTATAGTTCGTGTAACAGGTTCAGATAAAAAAAAATATTTAAATAGTCAATTTACTATAGATATGAATTTAATTCATAATAATGAATATAAAATTGGAGCTCATTGTAATATTAATGGAAAAGTATGGACTTCTTTTTTAATATTTTCTTATATTAATTGTTATTTTTATATTATTCGTTCTGAAATATTTAAAAAACATATCACTGAATTAAAAAAATATTCTTTATTTTCTAAAGTTAATATTACAAAAGAAAAAAATTTTCGTTTATTTGGATTATGCGGGTTTAATACTAAAGGGTTATTACAGAATATCTTTACTATCAATTTTAGTAATAAAAAAAATATTTTAATTTTTAAAAATTTAATTATTTTGAAATTTAATTTTATTTTTGAAAGATTTTTAATTCTAGTTCCTCAAACTGAATCAATTGATTTTTTGAACTCTATTAAAAGAAGTTTTAAATTTAGTAATTCTATTCAGTGGTCTTCTCTTGATATAGAGGAAGGTTTTCCAATTTTAGGAATGAAAACTTCTGGTAGGTTTATACTACAAACATTAAATTTAAAAAAATGGAATGCTATTAGTTTTAATAAGGGCTGTTATTATGGACAAGAATTTCTTTGTAAGTTTGAAAATAAACAGTTAAATAAATTTATTATTTGTTCATTAATTGGAAATAATTCCAGTTTACATATTCCAAGAATATGTGAGCATGTACAGTATACTGATAAATTTAATTTTAAATATAATATTGGTATAGTATTGTCATGGACACACGTATATCCAAAAAAGACATTATTACAAGTTCGTATGAAAAAAATTTTTTTTAATAAACAGCATATTTTTTCTATATTATCATGTCCAGAGTTATTTTTTAAAATATATCATATTTAA
- the prfB gene encoding peptide chain release factor 2 (programmed frameshift), with the protein MLESSIIFKKIKKIKNRIKLLKRNLEYFKKIKKINLIKKKIKKIIYKNHPKKISKLYKEKNFLLKEIGKIKKLDSIFKDIQYWIKIFKIDSDQIIINEIIKEYSRLKKNINKLEIYTMFKNKYDSNNCYVDIQSGSGGIESQDWTKILLKMYIKYTIKRRFKATIISESIGEIGGIKSVTLKIKGKFAFGLFRTETGVHRLVRKSPFDSSKKRHTSFSSIFVYPELKNDLKIDIQEKHLKIDVYKSSGAGGQHVNRTESAVRVTHIPTGITTQCQNNRSQHKNKNKAIKQLKAKLYNIENKKKKMEKKKVNQNKPDIRWGNQIRSYILDASRIKDVRTKIERKDIQNVLNGDLNQFIDTSLKMGF; encoded by the exons ATGTTAGAATCTTCTATAATTTTCAAAAAAATAAAAAAAATAAAAAATAGAATTAAATTATTAAAGAGGAATCTT GAGTATTTTAAAAAAATAAAAAAAATAAATTTAATTAAAAAAAAAATAAAAAAAATAATTTACAAAAATCATCCTAAAAAAATATCAAAGTTATATAAAGAAAAAAATTTCTTGTTAAAAGAAATAGGAAAAATAAAAAAACTTGATTCAATATTTAAAGATATACAATATTGGATAAAAATTTTTAAAATCGATAGTGATCAGATCATCATAAACGAAATAATAAAAGAATATAGTAGATTAAAAAAAAATATAAATAAATTAGAAATATATACTATGTTTAAAAATAAATATGATTCAAATAATTGCTATGTTGACATACAATCTGGTTCTGGAGGTATTGAATCACAGGATTGGACAAAAATATTATTAAAAATGTATATAAAATACACAATAAAAAGAAGATTTAAAGCAACAATTATTTCAGAATCAATAGGAGAAATAGGGGGTATTAAATCTGTTACACTGAAAATAAAAGGAAAGTTCGCATTTGGATTATTTCGAACAGAAACGGGTGTTCATCGTTTAGTAAGAAAAAGTCCATTTGATTCTAGCAAAAAAAGACATACTTCATTTAGCTCTATTTTTGTATATCCTGAATTAAAAAATGATTTAAAAATTGATATTCAGGAAAAACATTTAAAAATTGATGTATATAAATCTTCAGGAGCGGGTGGGCAACACGTTAACCGAACAGAATCAGCTGTCCGTGTCACACACATCCCTACTGGGATAACAACACAATGTCAAAATAATAGATCACAACATAAAAATAAAAATAAAGCTATTAAACAGCTGAAAGCAAAATTATACAATATAGAAAATAAAAAGAAAAAAATGGAAAAAAAAAAAGTTAACCAAAATAAACCAGATATTAGATGGGGGAATCAAATACGTTCATATATATTAGATGCCTCTAGAATAAAAGATGTAAGAACGAAAATAGAACGAAAAGATATTCAGAATGTTTTAAACGGTGATTTAAATCAATTCATCGATACAAGTTTAAAAATGGGATTTTAA
- the lysS gene encoding lysine--tRNA ligase: MIQSEKKNNSLKKEINNRKYKLKKLRTLGFDFPNKFCCTHKIKEIYFTYQNYTKDDLYKLNCTSNVAGRITIKRILGKALFFVIKNNNYNIQIYIKSNIFPKNYYKHYITDLDIGDIIGVSGTIFKTNTLELSIYCKEIHLLTKSLRSLPDKYYGLKNQETKYRKRYLDLIINNKITKIFKKRSLIITYIRKFMKKENFIEVETPMMHPIPGGANAKPFITYHNSLNEKMFLRVSPELYLKRLIIGGFDKIFEINRNFRNEGVSTRHNPEFTMMEVYMSYSNYKDMMNLLENLFIFLIKKISNSLIVTYHQHSLNFKKPIKKMTMIQSIIKFNKNIHKSDLSDIKKIKRITKKLNLNTTNCSSLGEFINLIFEKTTEKKIIQPTFITEYPIEVSPLAKRKKDKNNFAERFEFFISGYEIANGFSELNDPEEQKNRFKKQEIKKKINKDISENFYYDKDYITALEYGLPPTSGLGIGIDRLIMILTNQKSIKDVIFFPILKKL; encoded by the coding sequence ATGATCCAATCTGAAAAAAAAAATAATTCCTTAAAAAAAGAAATTAACAATCGTAAATATAAACTAAAAAAATTACGTACATTAGGTTTTGATTTTCCAAATAAATTTTGTTGTACACATAAAATTAAAGAAATATATTTTACATATCAAAATTATACTAAAGATGACTTATATAAATTAAATTGTACATCCAATGTTGCTGGAAGAATCACAATAAAAAGAATTTTAGGGAAAGCTTTATTTTTTGTTATAAAAAATAACAATTATAATATTCAAATATATATAAAAAGTAATATATTTCCAAAAAACTATTATAAACATTACATAACTGATCTAGACATAGGAGATATTATTGGTGTATCTGGCACAATATTTAAAACAAATACATTAGAATTATCTATTTATTGCAAAGAAATACATTTATTAACAAAATCTTTAAGATCTTTACCAGATAAATATTATGGATTAAAAAATCAAGAAACTAAATATAGAAAAAGATATTTAGATCTTATTATTAACAATAAAATTACAAAAATTTTTAAAAAAAGATCATTAATCATTACGTATATTCGTAAATTTATGAAAAAAGAAAATTTTATAGAAGTTGAAACTCCCATGATGCACCCTATTCCAGGTGGGGCAAACGCAAAACCATTTATTACTTATCATAATTCACTAAATGAAAAAATGTTTCTAAGAGTTTCTCCAGAACTTTATTTAAAAAGACTAATTATTGGAGGGTTTGATAAAATTTTTGAAATAAATAGGAATTTTAGAAATGAAGGAGTCTCTACTAGACATAATCCTGAATTTACAATGATGGAAGTTTATATGTCTTATAGCAATTATAAAGATATGATGAATCTACTAGAAAATTTATTTATTTTTTTAATAAAAAAAATTTCTAATTCATTAATTGTTACATACCACCAACATTCTTTAAATTTTAAAAAACCAATTAAAAAAATGACAATGATTCAATCAATTATAAAATTTAATAAAAATATCCATAAATCTGATTTAAGTGATATTAAAAAAATCAAACGAATAACAAAAAAACTGAATTTAAACACTACAAATTGCTCATCTCTTGGCGAATTTATTAATTTAATTTTCGAAAAAACAACAGAAAAAAAAATAATACAACCTACATTTATTACAGAATACCCCATTGAAGTATCTCCTCTAGCTAAAAGAAAAAAAGATAAAAATAATTTTGCTGAAAGATTTGAATTTTTTATTTCTGGATATGAAATAGCTAATGGATTCTCTGAATTAAACGACCCTGAAGAACAAAAAAATCGATTTAAAAAACAAGAAATTAAAAAAAAAATAAATAAAGATATATCAGAAAATTTCTATTATGATAAAGATTATATTACTGCCTTAGAATATGGACTACCCCCTACCTCAGGATTAGGAATCGGTATTGATCGACTAATCATGATTTTAACTAACCAGAAAAGCATAAAAGATGTAATATTTTTTCCAATTTTAAAAAAACTATAA
- the lysA gene encoding diaminopimelate decarboxylase, whose protein sequence is MSDTLKTSKKMLTRKNVLYLIKKYKTPMWVYNEDTIIKQIKKLKKFDIIRFAQKSCSNIHILKLMRNYNIKVDAVSLGEIERAFLAGYLPKNNNIVYTSDILEKSVLKKAIQYNIPINAGSIDMLKKIGKKRPQHPVWIRINPKFGDGHHIKTKTGGKDSKHGIWNPMKALSIIKKYQLNLIGLHIHIGSGVNIKNLYQVCSYMEKYALLLNQKIKFISAGGGLNVPYKSTEKKIDIDSYFNQWNQTKKIISSKLNCSIQLEIEPGRFLVAQSGILIAKIYSVKKTEKNTFILLNSGFNDLMRPILYGSYHKITIIHRKINKVKNHPIINSIVAGPLCESGDVFTVDYNGMLLPRKIPKVSPGDYIIIHDTGAYGASMSSTYNSRPLIPEILYSDNTFKLIRKRQSIKELLQLETII, encoded by the coding sequence ATGTCTGATACATTAAAAACGTCTAAGAAAATGCTCACAAGAAAAAATGTGCTTTATTTAATTAAAAAATATAAAACTCCAATGTGGGTATATAATGAAGATACTATTATCAAACAAATAAAAAAACTAAAAAAATTTGACATTATTCGATTTGCTCAAAAATCCTGCTCAAATATTCATATTTTAAAATTAATGAGAAATTATAATATAAAAGTTGATGCTGTTTCATTAGGAGAAATTGAAAGGGCTTTTCTTGCCGGATATCTTCCAAAAAACAATAATATTGTTTACACATCCGATATTTTAGAAAAATCAGTGCTAAAAAAAGCAATTCAATATAACATACCTATTAACGCTGGATCCATTGATATGTTAAAAAAAATTGGCAAGAAACGTCCCCAACATCCAGTTTGGATTAGAATCAATCCTAAATTTGGAGATGGACATCATATTAAAACTAAAACTGGGGGGAAAGATAGTAAACATGGTATATGGAATCCTATGAAAGCTCTTTCAATAATTAAAAAATATCAATTAAATTTAATTGGATTACATATCCATATTGGATCTGGAGTAAATATAAAAAATTTATATCAGGTATGCTCATACATGGAAAAATATGCACTTTTATTAAATCAGAAAATAAAATTTATATCCGCAGGAGGGGGATTAAACGTACCTTATAAATCCACAGAAAAAAAAATAGATATTGACAGTTATTTCAACCAATGGAACCAAACAAAAAAAATAATTTCTTCTAAATTAAACTGCTCAATTCAACTAGAAATTGAACCGGGGCGATTTTTAGTTGCTCAATCTGGAATTTTAATTGCTAAAATATATTCTGTAAAAAAAACTGAAAAAAACACTTTTATACTCTTAAACTCTGGATTTAATGATCTAATGAGACCTATTCTATATGGTAGTTATCACAAAATAACAATAATACATCGAAAAATAAATAAAGTAAAAAATCATCCTATAATTAATAGTATCGTAGCTGGACCATTATGTGAATCAGGAGATGTATTTACAGTTGATTATAATGGAATGTTACTTCCTAGGAAAATTCCTAAGGTTTCTCCTGGTGATTACATTATTATACATGATACCGGGGCTTATGGAGCTTCTATGTCATCTACCTATAATAGTAGACCATTGATTCCTGAAATATTATATTCTGATAATACTTTCAAATTAATAAGAAAACGCCAATCAATAAAAGAACTATTACAATTAGAGACAATTATTTAA
- the miaB gene encoding tRNA (N6-isopentenyl adenosine(37)-C2)-methylthiotransferase MiaB codes for MNIKNIKKKIYIKTWGCQMNEHDSSIIKNILMRKKEYILTNNPENSDIFILNTCSIREKAQEKLFHQLGRWKKIKTKKPNIIIAVGGCVATQEGKRIYQRAKFINIIFGPQTIHKLPELLKQAYKNKKIIIDINTKSLQKFKNSINTKIDKKFTSFVSIMEGCNKYCSFCIVPYTRGKEVHRNNYEIISEIKKLTKIGVKEIILLGQNVNAYNVYDNVYQKKYNFSDLLYEISEIPKIHRIRYITSHPMEFNDNLIEAYKNIPQLTNFLHLPLQSGSNRILKLMKRGYTIEQYEEIIRKLKNIRPKINISSDFIIGFPGETKEDFQKTLNIISKINFDTSYSFIYSKRPGTRAAKLIDNTPIEEKKKRLAILQKKIIQQSFQWRRRMLGTVQSIIVEGVAGNNIQELRGRTENNRIVHFEGHPKLIGKFIQLKIIDINYKTYLKGTII; via the coding sequence ATGAATATAAAAAACATTAAAAAAAAAATATATATCAAAACTTGGGGATGTCAAATGAATGAACATGATTCCTCTATTATTAAAAACATATTAATGAGAAAAAAAGAATACATTTTAACAAATAATCCAGAAAATTCTGATATTTTTATTTTAAATACATGCTCTATTAGAGAAAAAGCACAGGAAAAATTATTTCATCAATTAGGGAGATGGAAAAAAATTAAAACAAAAAAACCAAATATCATAATAGCTGTAGGAGGATGTGTGGCTACCCAGGAAGGGAAAAGAATTTACCAAAGAGCTAAATTTATAAATATTATATTTGGACCACAAACTATACATAAATTACCAGAACTATTAAAACAAGCATATAAAAATAAAAAAATAATTATTGATATTAACACAAAATCACTACAAAAGTTTAAAAATTCAATTAATACAAAGATAGACAAAAAATTTACTTCTTTTGTGTCTATTATGGAAGGATGTAATAAATACTGTTCTTTTTGTATCGTTCCTTATACAAGAGGTAAAGAAGTTCATAGAAATAATTATGAAATTATATCAGAAATAAAAAAACTTACAAAAATAGGTGTAAAAGAAATCATTTTATTAGGACAAAATGTTAATGCATATAATGTATATGACAATGTATATCAAAAAAAATATAATTTTTCTGATTTATTATATGAAATATCAGAAATACCCAAAATTCATAGAATTCGATACATCACTAGTCATCCAATGGAATTTAATGACAACCTTATAGAAGCATATAAAAATATTCCACAATTAACTAATTTTTTACACTTACCATTACAAAGTGGTTCAAATAGAATTTTAAAACTAATGAAAAGAGGTTATACTATAGAACAGTATGAGGAGATCATTAGAAAACTAAAAAATATACGACCTAAAATAAATATTAGTTCTGATTTTATAATTGGATTTCCAGGGGAAACAAAAGAAGATTTTCAAAAAACATTAAATATTATTTCAAAAATTAATTTTGATACTAGTTATAGCTTTATTTATTCTAAACGACCAGGAACAAGAGCTGCTAAATTAATTGATAATACGCCAATAGAAGAAAAAAAAAAGAGACTAGCAATACTACAAAAAAAAATTATCCAACAATCTTTTCAATGGAGAAGAAGAATGCTTGGAACAGTTCAGTCAATTATAGTAGAAGGAGTTGCAGGTAATAATATTCAGGAATTACGAGGTCGAACAGAAAATAATAGAATTGTTCATTTTGAAGGACATCCAAAATTAATTGGAAAATTTATACAATTAAAGATAATTGATATAAACTATAAAACTTATTTAAAAGGAACTATTATTTAA
- the ybeY gene encoding rRNA maturation RNase YbeY, whose amino-acid sequence MKIFIQIACKKTFFFPKKKFFLLWLKTIFKKKKIETTIRLVSIKEIRCLNKKYRSKNIPTNVLSFPSTKTINQKHHFPFYIGDIILCPPYINKEALFLKKKKIEHWAHIVIHSTLHLLHYEHNNDISKKKMQKIEKKIMLKLNYNNPYSYNF is encoded by the coding sequence ATGAAAATATTCATTCAAATTGCATGCAAAAAAACATTTTTTTTTCCAAAAAAAAAGTTTTTTTTATTATGGTTAAAAACTATTTTTAAAAAAAAAAAAATAGAAACCACTATTAGATTAGTTTCTATTAAAGAAATAAGATGTTTAAATAAAAAATATAGAAGTAAAAATATTCCCACTAATGTATTATCTTTCCCTTCTACAAAAACAATTAATCAAAAACATCATTTTCCATTCTACATAGGAGATATTATTTTATGTCCCCCGTATATCAATAAAGAAGCATTATTTTTAAAAAAAAAAAAAATAGAACATTGGGCTCATATAGTAATTCATTCTACATTACATTTGTTACATTATGAACATAATAATGATATTTCAAAAAAAAAAATGCAAAAAATCGAAAAAAAAATTATGTTAAAATTAAATTATAACAACCCATATTCTTATAATTTCTAA